The proteins below are encoded in one region of Amycolatopsis acidiphila:
- a CDS encoding CaiB/BaiF CoA transferase family protein, producing the protein MTRALDGIRVLDLGEIMQGPLAAQVLGDFGAEVVKVERGIGGDMMRSLDRAAGETGEPCSYFVAVNRNKRSVSLNLKTREGMEALHRLLAQADVLVHSYRPAAVRRLGLTYEDLAERYPKLVYASASGFGETGPYAHKAGQDMLAQSLSGMARTVGDPNLTAHILPVPVVDYASGMALAQGILAALLERERSGRGQQVSVNLLDTALALQTLESASLLMYQRETNWVTDWYSGIFETSDGMVTVLGLFRENALHLVCKALEMEDLSRRPEFATADLQARNKDRANEFLRDTVRTLTTDEAIQRFDAADLLSAPLLTLEEALAHPQVLENGTITQVEVGGRRTTRILGNPVKLSRTPATIRRGVADVGEHTEPVLREFGFTDDDLARLRASGAVR; encoded by the coding sequence ATGACCCGGGCACTCGACGGGATCCGCGTCCTCGACCTCGGCGAGATCATGCAGGGTCCGCTCGCGGCGCAGGTGCTCGGCGACTTCGGCGCCGAGGTGGTCAAGGTCGAGCGTGGGATCGGCGGCGACATGATGCGGTCGCTGGACCGCGCGGCGGGGGAGACGGGCGAACCCTGCTCCTACTTCGTCGCGGTGAACCGGAACAAGCGCAGCGTCTCGCTCAACCTCAAGACCCGGGAGGGAATGGAGGCGCTGCACCGGTTGCTGGCGCAGGCCGACGTGCTGGTGCACAGCTACCGGCCGGCCGCGGTGCGCAGGCTCGGCCTGACCTACGAAGACCTGGCCGAGCGCTACCCGAAGCTGGTCTACGCTTCGGCTTCCGGCTTCGGGGAGACCGGACCGTACGCGCACAAGGCGGGGCAGGACATGCTCGCCCAGTCGCTGAGCGGCATGGCCCGCACGGTCGGCGACCCGAACCTGACCGCGCACATCCTGCCGGTTCCCGTGGTCGACTACGCGTCGGGAATGGCACTGGCACAAGGGATTCTCGCTGCCCTGCTGGAGCGGGAGCGTTCCGGCCGCGGGCAGCAGGTGAGCGTCAACCTGCTCGACACGGCGCTGGCGCTGCAGACGCTGGAAAGCGCGTCACTGCTGATGTACCAGCGTGAGACGAACTGGGTCACCGACTGGTACAGCGGGATCTTCGAGACCAGCGACGGCATGGTCACCGTGCTCGGGCTGTTCCGGGAGAACGCACTGCACCTGGTGTGCAAGGCACTCGAGATGGAGGATCTCAGCCGTCGCCCCGAGTTCGCCACCGCGGACCTGCAGGCCCGCAACAAGGACAGGGCCAACGAGTTCCTGCGGGACACCGTCCGCACGCTCACCACGGACGAGGCGATTCAGCGGTTCGACGCCGCCGATCTGCTCTCCGCGCCGCTGCTGACGCTCGAGGAGGCACTGGCGCACCCTCAGGTGCTCGAGAACGGCACGATCACCCAGGTCGAGGTCGGCGGGCGGCGGACGACCCGCATTCTCGGCAACCCGGTCAAGCTGTCCCGGACCCCGGCCACGATCAGGCGGGGCGTCGCCGACGTGGGCGAGCACACCGAACCGGTGTTGCGCGAGTTCGGCTTCACCGACGACGACCTCGCGCGACTGCGCGCGAGCGGGGCCGTCCGATGA
- a CDS encoding zinc-binding dehydrogenase — protein MNERNALVLKEFGADLEVTRFPGVRPGPGAVVADVSHAGVCGTDMHLQQGRMAIPLPVVLGHEAVGRVRELGAGVSTDATGAPLREGDLVSWASNIPCGSCFYCATEGEPSLCETRKVYGINQSCAQPPHLSGGWSEQIYLQPGSTIVKLPEGIRPQQVIALGCAGPTVVHAVLDIGRPREGDVVVVQGSGPVGMAAAMFAAVAGASKVIIVGGPANRLEVAREIGVGDVHLDIFTETDQQARLAKVLAETPDGRGADLVIEATGVPAAVAEGMDMTRRGGKYLVVGQYTDHGPTMLNPHHITRKQLRVLGSWAFSPRNHLDYVLSLPSLAARFDLDRLVTAYPLERANEALADMRAGRTLKPVLVSGDRS, from the coding sequence ATGAACGAGCGCAATGCCTTGGTGCTGAAGGAGTTCGGCGCGGACCTGGAGGTCACCCGGTTCCCCGGGGTGCGACCCGGACCGGGTGCGGTGGTGGCCGACGTCAGCCACGCCGGTGTCTGCGGCACCGACATGCACCTTCAGCAGGGCCGGATGGCGATCCCGCTGCCGGTCGTGCTCGGCCACGAGGCGGTCGGCCGCGTCCGGGAGCTCGGTGCAGGGGTTTCGACCGACGCCACCGGCGCACCCCTGCGGGAAGGCGACCTGGTGTCCTGGGCGTCGAACATCCCGTGCGGCAGCTGCTTCTACTGTGCGACCGAGGGCGAGCCGTCGCTGTGCGAGACCCGCAAGGTCTACGGCATCAACCAGAGTTGCGCCCAGCCCCCGCACCTGTCCGGTGGCTGGTCGGAGCAGATCTACCTGCAGCCCGGCTCCACCATCGTCAAGCTGCCCGAGGGCATCCGGCCGCAGCAGGTGATCGCACTCGGTTGCGCCGGCCCGACCGTGGTGCACGCGGTGCTGGACATCGGCAGACCCCGCGAAGGCGATGTCGTGGTGGTCCAGGGCAGCGGGCCGGTCGGCATGGCGGCGGCCATGTTCGCCGCCGTCGCCGGTGCGAGCAAGGTGATCATCGTCGGCGGGCCGGCCAACCGGCTCGAAGTCGCACGGGAGATCGGGGTCGGCGACGTGCACCTCGACATCTTCACCGAGACCGACCAGCAGGCCCGGCTGGCGAAGGTGCTGGCGGAGACGCCGGACGGGCGCGGCGCGGACCTCGTCATCGAGGCGACCGGGGTGCCGGCCGCGGTCGCCGAAGGCATGGACATGACCCGGCGCGGCGGCAAGTACCTGGTGGTCGGCCAGTACACCGACCACGGGCCGACGATGCTCAACCCGCACCACATCACCCGCAAGCAGCTGCGGGTGCTCGGCAGCTGGGCGTTCTCGCCGCGGAACCACCTGGACTACGTGCTGTCCCTGCCCAGCCTCGCCGCGCGCTTCGACCTGGACCGGCTGGTCACCGCCTATCCGCTGGAGCGGGCCAACGAGGCGCTGGCGGACATGCGCGCGGGCCGGACCCTCAAGCCGGTGCTGGTGAGCGGAGACCGGTCGTGA
- a CDS encoding glycoside hydrolase family 88 protein has protein sequence MSGRWDEASRRMRLRIDETAADVATGFPNYADTDTGVWTRSADGFWTGGFWGGLLALAAVDSGARRHARLADDVAERLTVRAHSDTAFRGFLFFYGAGVAHFTGKSETTREAALAGAQGLASSFNHDAGLIPLGSQAEESDAVGAGAANIDAVPGTVALLAWAARETDRPELADMARAHAQRHVEYCLREDGSVCQSAAFDEWDGTLLRRYTHKGRSDDSTWARAQAWAMLGFAQAARWVGPEFVEPATTAADWWLEQLPADRIAPWDFSAGPAEPRDTSATAIAAAALLKLAALVPDRPRYREHAAAMVDTLTTFVTPTGAGDHRRPGMLTGGCFDPKRGVATDAELVWGDYFLLESLLALRGVLEPAEL, from the coding sequence GTGAGCGGGCGGTGGGACGAAGCTTCGCGGCGGATGCGGCTGCGGATCGACGAGACCGCGGCCGACGTGGCAACGGGCTTCCCGAACTACGCCGACACGGACACGGGCGTCTGGACCCGCAGTGCGGACGGGTTCTGGACCGGCGGCTTCTGGGGCGGCCTCCTCGCGCTGGCGGCCGTCGATTCCGGTGCGCGGCGGCACGCGCGGCTGGCCGACGACGTGGCGGAGCGGCTCACGGTCCGGGCGCACTCGGACACGGCGTTCCGCGGTTTCCTGTTCTTCTACGGCGCGGGAGTCGCACACTTCACCGGGAAGAGTGAAACCACACGTGAGGCGGCGCTCGCCGGCGCGCAGGGGCTCGCCTCGAGCTTCAACCACGACGCGGGGCTGATCCCGCTCGGCAGCCAGGCCGAGGAATCCGACGCGGTCGGCGCCGGTGCCGCCAACATCGACGCCGTGCCCGGCACCGTTGCGCTGCTCGCCTGGGCCGCGCGGGAGACGGACCGGCCGGAGCTGGCGGACATGGCCCGCGCGCACGCGCAGCGCCATGTCGAGTACTGCCTGCGCGAGGACGGTTCCGTGTGCCAGTCCGCTGCCTTCGACGAGTGGGACGGGACCCTGTTGCGGCGCTACACCCACAAGGGACGCTCCGACGACAGCACGTGGGCCCGCGCCCAGGCCTGGGCGATGCTCGGCTTCGCCCAGGCCGCCCGCTGGGTGGGCCCCGAGTTCGTCGAACCGGCGACGACGGCCGCGGACTGGTGGCTCGAGCAGCTGCCCGCCGACCGCATCGCACCTTGGGATTTCAGTGCCGGGCCGGCCGAGCCGCGGGACACCTCCGCGACCGCCATCGCCGCGGCCGCACTGCTCAAGCTGGCCGCGCTGGTCCCGGATCGTCCGCGGTACCGGGAGCACGCCGCCGCGATGGTGGACACCCTGACCACGTTCGTCACGCCGACCGGTGCGGGGGACCACCGCCGGCCGGGCATGCTCACCGGAGGCTGCTTCGATCCCAAGCGCGGGGTGGCCACCGACGCGGAGCTGGTTTGGGGTGACTACTTCCTGCTGGAGAGCCTCCTGGCGCTGCGGGGCGTGCTCGAACCGGCGGAGTTGTAG
- a CDS encoding GAF domain-containing sensor histidine kinase, which translates to MTRTPETPAEVLLEQLASRHSELLVLSDDSVAMKSVARRIRELGEFDMSLVGRLESGRRLVHRSWQGTTSTALHRLVVPEGVGLGGKSIAQRRPVWVRDYRTSDAITHDFDELVAREGLGAMLAVPMIYDGEVLGAVYVGIRTEASFGDQVIARLEEAAAVASVTLVSSERAKLQTGVALDAERRRMAADLHDSVSPVLFRIGAELRSLRSMDDLDRIRDRLDEVQRQVASVSALLRNSLAHLNEQPPERRLAVVIQEDCEAFEERTGLPASFVALAEIPELAPGRTEALNSVVREALVNVEKHAQASTVVVSVVVAAGRLTVAVADDGHGWATGDLAKAGHLGLPLSVRRMERVGGGMSVVGNEDGGTTVRAWVPCVAEGADDV; encoded by the coding sequence ATGACGCGTACGCCGGAAACCCCCGCGGAAGTGCTGCTGGAGCAGCTCGCCTCGCGGCATTCCGAGCTGCTCGTCCTGTCGGACGACTCGGTCGCGATGAAGTCGGTGGCGCGCCGGATCCGGGAGCTGGGCGAGTTCGACATGTCCCTGGTCGGCCGGCTCGAGTCGGGGCGCCGGCTGGTGCACCGGAGCTGGCAGGGCACGACGAGCACGGCACTGCACCGGCTTGTCGTGCCCGAGGGCGTCGGGCTGGGCGGCAAGAGCATCGCCCAGCGGCGGCCGGTGTGGGTGCGCGACTACCGCACATCGGACGCGATCACGCACGACTTCGACGAGCTGGTCGCGCGGGAGGGTCTCGGTGCGATGCTGGCCGTCCCCATGATCTACGACGGGGAAGTGCTCGGCGCCGTGTACGTCGGCATCCGCACCGAGGCCTCCTTCGGCGACCAGGTGATCGCGCGGCTCGAGGAGGCGGCGGCCGTCGCTTCGGTGACCCTGGTCAGCTCGGAGCGGGCGAAGCTGCAGACGGGAGTGGCGCTGGACGCCGAGCGGCGTCGGATGGCGGCCGACCTGCACGACTCGGTCAGCCCGGTGCTCTTCCGCATCGGTGCCGAGCTCCGCAGCCTGCGGTCGATGGACGACCTCGACCGGATCCGGGACCGGCTCGACGAGGTGCAGCGGCAGGTCGCGTCGGTGAGCGCGCTGCTGCGCAACTCGCTGGCCCACCTGAACGAACAGCCCCCGGAGCGCCGGCTCGCGGTGGTCATCCAGGAGGACTGCGAGGCCTTCGAGGAGCGGACCGGGCTGCCGGCCTCGTTCGTGGCGCTCGCGGAGATCCCGGAGCTGGCACCGGGCCGGACGGAGGCGCTGAACAGCGTCGTGCGCGAGGCGCTGGTCAACGTCGAGAAGCACGCCCAGGCGTCCACTGTGGTCGTGAGCGTCGTGGTGGCGGCCGGGCGGCTCACCGTCGCGGTCGCCGATGACGGGCACGGCTGGGCCACCGGTGACCTGGCCAAGGCGGGCCACCTCGGCCTGCCGCTGTCCGTGCGCCGGATGGAACGGGTGGGCGGCGGCATGTCGGTCGTCGGCAACGAGGACGGCGGCACGACCGTGCGGGCCTGGGTGCCCTGCGTGGCCGAGGGTGCCGACGATGTCTGA
- a CDS encoding response regulator transcription factor encodes MSDHSNVRVLVVDDHPVIRGGVELLAAEDPAITVVGGASTGHEAIKVAQEVAADVILLDLRLPDVPAPELVTQLRRVAPRVKILLFTAFADHGAIDVLIEAGADGCLVKDITGGDFATAVRRVARGVRVVDPRLTGRHASATPELLFRVGLTKREYEVLRLAAMGHSNPEIADRLALARNTVKTYLQTAMQKLNARNRVEAIAKAHELRLL; translated from the coding sequence ATGTCTGACCACAGCAACGTCCGGGTGCTCGTGGTGGACGACCATCCGGTGATCCGCGGTGGTGTCGAGCTGCTCGCCGCCGAGGATCCGGCGATCACCGTGGTGGGCGGCGCGAGTACGGGGCACGAGGCGATCAAGGTCGCGCAGGAGGTCGCCGCCGACGTGATCCTGCTGGACCTGCGCCTGCCGGACGTGCCGGCGCCCGAGCTCGTCACCCAGCTGCGGCGGGTCGCGCCGCGCGTGAAGATCCTGCTGTTCACCGCGTTCGCCGATCACGGCGCGATCGATGTGCTGATCGAGGCGGGCGCGGACGGCTGTCTGGTCAAGGACATCACCGGCGGGGACTTCGCCACGGCGGTGCGCCGGGTGGCCCGCGGGGTCCGGGTCGTCGATCCCCGGCTGACCGGCCGGCACGCCTCCGCGACCCCGGAACTGCTGTTCCGGGTCGGCCTCACCAAGCGGGAGTACGAGGTGCTGCGGCTCGCCGCGATGGGGCACAGCAATCCGGAGATCGCCGATCGGCTCGCGCTCGCCCGCAACACCGTGAAGACGTATCTGCAGACCGCGATGCAGAAACTGAACGCGCGGAACAGGGTCGAGGCCATCGCCAAGGCACACGAGCTCAGGCTGCTTTAG
- a CDS encoding AMP-binding protein: MSAFLDYWGECAGRPAMVWVDRAGNHRLLPYSHFAGCAARFAGLLDDLGLATGESVAVLLPPVPEWWEVAAGAMRAGVPFAPMPCGVLDGDRLRAAGAAVLVVDEAHLEPALALRRAGGVRHVICVGDLPHAEAMNYRAMMFLAETEHEPAPPGGPVLLAGDESYSHADLRRLAVGLGLAWLDRRRDDLHWSLTPRHTAAGVLLGLIEPWSAGAAILVDETGGDPMRVRGLLERFRVNTISAPGSSYVELAGTDLRGLRNSALRRVLATGAQPDAGAARAWSRQTGLWIHPGPAPAAALTNCATFPGAF, from the coding sequence ATGAGTGCATTCCTGGACTACTGGGGAGAATGCGCCGGCAGGCCGGCGATGGTGTGGGTGGACCGGGCCGGGAACCATCGCCTGCTCCCTTATTCTCATTTCGCCGGCTGCGCCGCGCGGTTCGCCGGCCTGCTGGACGACCTCGGCCTCGCGACGGGGGAGTCGGTCGCGGTACTGCTGCCGCCGGTGCCCGAATGGTGGGAGGTCGCCGCCGGGGCGATGCGAGCCGGGGTCCCGTTCGCGCCGATGCCATGCGGTGTGCTGGACGGTGACCGGCTGCGAGCCGCCGGAGCGGCTGTCCTGGTGGTCGACGAGGCACACCTCGAACCCGCGCTGGCGCTCCGGCGGGCTGGCGGGGTGCGGCACGTGATCTGCGTCGGCGACCTGCCGCACGCCGAGGCGATGAACTACCGGGCCATGATGTTCCTGGCGGAGACGGAACACGAACCGGCACCCCCGGGCGGCCCGGTCCTGCTGGCCGGTGACGAGAGCTACAGCCACGCCGATCTGCGGCGACTGGCGGTCGGACTCGGACTGGCGTGGCTGGATCGGCGTCGGGACGACCTGCACTGGAGTCTCACTCCACGGCACACGGCCGCCGGTGTCCTGCTCGGCTTGATCGAGCCGTGGTCGGCGGGGGCGGCGATCCTGGTCGACGAAACCGGTGGGGACCCCATGCGGGTCCGCGGCCTGCTGGAAAGGTTTCGGGTGAACACGATTTCCGCACCCGGATCGTCCTATGTGGAGCTCGCCGGGACCGATCTGCGTGGCCTGCGGAACTCGGCATTGCGTCGCGTGCTCGCCACCGGTGCCCAGCCGGACGCCGGCGCGGCCCGTGCGTGGTCCCGGCAGACCGGCCTCTGGATCCACCCCGGTCCCGCACCCGCCGCGGCCTTGACGAACTGCGCGACTTTTCCCGGCGCCTTTTGA
- a CDS encoding MFS transporter: MSLISRSGKAGFASAVGTTVEWYDFFIYGTAAGLVFNKLFFPQFDAVIGTLLSFATFSAAFVARPIGGVLFGHFGDRIGRKSVLVLTLSIMGTTTFAVGVLPSYGTIGVAAPVILVTLRFVQGLSLGGEYGGAVLMAVEHAPSHRRGYYGSWVQMGVPAGLMLGNAVFLAFGAMSPESFLSWGWRVPFLIGGVFVLAGLAVRLKLGESPSFDRLKDKENVVKLPIAVVLRQYPKQVLLTGGAYLSIGVTFYLTTVFGLSYGAQQVGFSRNSMLWIVLAAMALTFVTLPVFGALSDRFGRKPVFAAGTVAMGVLAFPWFWLLGTGSFLLAALGYLLICTGFSAAFGPLAAFFAEAFETKIRYSGISFGYTLGTLASSALAPIVATWLLDRTGGVTAVAWYMVCTAVLSLLCTFALRETYGSKLPDQTRTASRSKPPLLPTE, from the coding sequence ATGTCCCTGATCTCGCGCAGCGGAAAAGCAGGATTCGCCAGCGCCGTCGGCACGACCGTGGAATGGTATGACTTCTTCATCTACGGCACCGCGGCCGGACTCGTCTTCAACAAACTGTTCTTCCCCCAGTTCGACGCCGTGATCGGTACGCTGTTGTCGTTCGCGACGTTCTCCGCGGCCTTCGTCGCGCGGCCGATCGGCGGAGTCCTGTTCGGACACTTCGGGGACCGGATCGGCCGCAAGTCCGTGCTGGTGCTGACCCTGAGCATCATGGGGACGACCACCTTCGCCGTCGGTGTGCTGCCCAGCTACGGGACGATCGGGGTGGCCGCCCCGGTCATCCTCGTCACGCTGCGGTTCGTCCAGGGCCTCTCGCTCGGCGGTGAGTACGGTGGCGCGGTGCTGATGGCGGTCGAGCACGCGCCGTCCCACCGGCGCGGCTACTACGGGAGCTGGGTGCAGATGGGCGTGCCGGCGGGCCTCATGCTCGGCAACGCGGTGTTCCTCGCCTTCGGTGCGATGTCGCCCGAGAGCTTCCTCTCCTGGGGCTGGCGGGTGCCGTTCCTGATCGGCGGCGTGTTCGTCCTCGCCGGACTCGCCGTGCGGCTGAAGCTCGGCGAAAGCCCCAGCTTCGACCGGCTGAAGGACAAGGAGAACGTGGTCAAGCTGCCGATCGCCGTCGTGCTGCGGCAGTATCCGAAACAGGTACTGCTGACCGGCGGTGCCTACCTCTCGATCGGGGTCACGTTCTATCTGACCACAGTGTTCGGCCTGAGCTACGGCGCCCAGCAGGTCGGTTTCAGCCGTAACTCGATGCTGTGGATCGTGCTGGCGGCGATGGCCCTCACTTTCGTCACCCTGCCGGTCTTCGGCGCGCTGTCGGACCGCTTCGGCCGCAAGCCGGTCTTCGCCGCCGGGACCGTGGCGATGGGTGTGCTGGCGTTTCCCTGGTTCTGGCTGCTCGGCACCGGTTCGTTCCTGCTGGCCGCGCTCGGTTACCTGTTGATCTGCACCGGTTTCTCCGCCGCGTTCGGCCCACTCGCCGCGTTCTTCGCCGAGGCCTTCGAGACGAAGATCAGGTACTCCGGCATCTCGTTCGGCTACACCCTCGGCACGCTGGCCAGCAGCGCCCTGGCGCCGATCGTCGCCACCTGGCTGCTGGACCGCACCGGCGGCGTCACGGCGGTGGCCTGGTACATGGTCTGCACCGCGGTGCTCTCACTGCTGTGCACGTTCGCCCTGCGCGAGACCTACGGATCGAAGCTGCCCGACCAGACGCGAACGGCGTCGCGGAGCAAGCCACCACTGCTGCCCACCGAGTGA
- a CDS encoding IclR family transcriptional regulator codes for MAESPVRSVDKALTVLQLLGERGPDGLSLVDIAQALGSPKSGAHLTLSALRHRGFVTQDRESGRYRLGGETLRVAASYEEKLSFRTSLLPLIRRLSEEIRQVCHVGILDGADIIYLEKVDADRSVTVGSKIGGRNPAASTALGRAVLACREWDSAALRAQLGGTKAGPLPGLGWAHLRDALEQARARGYALDLEENEPGIACVAVPVLLNGVPCCAISISTLAGETGPATLAGYVERLHALAAQYLVPPLQLPSRPARARRH; via the coding sequence ATGGCGGAATCACCGGTGCGCAGCGTGGACAAGGCGCTCACCGTACTGCAGCTGCTCGGCGAGAGAGGACCGGACGGTCTGTCCCTTGTGGACATCGCGCAGGCACTCGGCAGTCCCAAGAGCGGGGCCCATCTCACCCTGTCCGCGCTGCGGCACCGCGGTTTCGTCACGCAGGACCGGGAAAGCGGCCGGTACCGGCTCGGCGGCGAGACGTTGCGGGTCGCCGCGTCCTACGAGGAGAAGCTGAGCTTCCGCACCAGCCTGCTGCCGTTGATCAGGCGGTTGTCCGAGGAGATCCGGCAGGTGTGCCACGTCGGCATCCTGGACGGCGCGGACATCATCTACCTGGAGAAGGTCGACGCCGACCGGTCGGTGACGGTGGGCTCGAAGATCGGCGGCCGCAACCCGGCGGCGAGCACCGCGCTCGGCCGCGCGGTGCTCGCCTGCCGCGAATGGGACAGTGCGGCGTTGCGAGCCCAGCTGGGGGGCACGAAGGCAGGTCCCCTGCCCGGACTCGGCTGGGCCCACCTGCGTGACGCGCTGGAGCAGGCGCGGGCCCGCGGCTACGCGCTCGACCTCGAGGAGAACGAGCCCGGGATCGCCTGTGTCGCGGTTCCGGTGCTGCTCAACGGAGTTCCGTGCTGCGCGATCTCGATCTCCACTCTCGCCGGGGAAACCGGTCCCGCCACTCTCGCGGGCTACGTGGAGCGGCTGCATGCTCTCGCGGCGCAGTACCTCGTGCCCCCGCTCCAGCTCCCGTCCCGCCCGGCGCGCGCCCGGCGCCACTGA